A segment of the Streptomyces sp. NBC_00376 genome:
GGTCGTGGGCGGCGTCCTTGGCGAAGCCGAGACCGGGGTCGATCACGATCCGTTCCGGTGCGATGCCGCCCGCGACCACGGCGTCCATCCGTTCCCGCAGCTCGGCGACGACCTCGGCGACGACGTCCCCGTACACCGCCCGGCTGTTCATGGACTCGCTGAAGCCGCGCCAGTGCATCACCACGAAGGGGGCGCCGGCCGCGGCGACGACCCGGACCATGTCGGGGTCGGCGAGGCCGCCGCTCACGTCGTTGACCAGGACGGCTCCGGCCGCGACCGCCTCCTCGGCGACCCGGGCCCGCATGGTGTCCACGGAGACCGTGACCCCTTCGGACGCCAGGCCCCTGACCACCGGGACCACGCGCCGCAGCTCCTCCGACGCGTCCACCCGGCTGGCGCCGGGGCGGGTCGACTCGCCGCCGACGTCGATCAGGTCGGCGCCCCGGGCCACCAGGTCGAGGCCGTGTTTGACCGCGGCCGTGGTGTCGAACCAGCGCCCTCCGTCGGAGAAGGAGTCCGGGGTCACGTTCACGACACCCATGACCGCGCAGCGGTCCCACTCCGGAAGGCCCTGGACCGTGCCTCGTCCACGCAACGTACTCATGCGACCAGCGTAGGCCCCGTACGGAGCGGAGCTACGCCGCGCGCGCGTGCTGCTCCCGGCCGGGCGCCGTGGTGTGGGCGCAGGGGCGGGGCCGGGGGGCCGGGAAGCGGCGGGCGAAGGGGCGGGGGAGCGCGAGGCTCACGAAGCCCTCCGCCTGCATGGCGGCGAGGGAGATGCGGGGCAGGTCGCGGGCGGTGCGGTAGACGACGAAGCGGGGCTCCCAGCGGGGGCGGAACTTGGCGTTGAACTTGTACAGCGACTCGATCTGGAACCAGCGCGACAGGAAGATCAGCAGTCCGCGCCAGGTCCGCAGCACCGGTCCGGCGCCCAGCTTCTCGCCCCGGGCGAGTGCCGAGCGGAACATCGCGAAGTTCAGCGAGACACGTTCGACGGAGAGCTGGGGGGCCGCCTGGAGGGCGGCGACGATCAGCAGTTCGTTCATGCCGGGATCGGCGGAGCGGTCGCGGCGCATCAGGTCGAGGGACATGCCGTCGTGGCCCCACGGGACGAAGTGGAGCACGGCCTTCAGGTCGCCGTAGGGGGAGTCGTCGGCGTGCTCGTCGGCCTTGTGGGCGGTGGCGATGACGCAGTCCCCGTCGGCCGGGTCACCGATCCGGCCCAGCGCCATGGAGAAGCCGCGCTCGTTGTCGGTGCCGCGCCAGTCGTCGGCGGCCCGGCGGATGCGGGCCAGTTCGGCGTCGCCGATCTCGCTCACGCGCCGGACCCGGGTCTCGTAGCCGAGCCGTTCAATGCGCTTCACCATCTGGCGTACGTTGCGCATCGCGCGCCCGGCGAGCGAGAAATCCGCGACGTCCACCACCGCCTCGTCGCCCAGTTCCAGGGCGTCCAGCCCGGTCTCGCGGGTCCAGACCTCGCCGCCGGTCTCGCTGCAGCCCATCACGGCCGGGGTCCAGGAGTGGGCCCTGGCCTCGTCCATGAACCGTTCGATGGCGCCCGGCCAGGCCTCCACGTCGCCGATCGGGTCGCCGCTGGCCAGCATCACCCCGGACACCACGCGGTAGCAGACTGCGGCCTTGCCGCTGGGGGAGAAGACGACGCCCTTGTCGCGGCGGAGCGCGAAGTGGCCGAGCGAGTCGCGGCCGCCGTGCTTTTCCAGCAGGGCGCGCAGCCGGACCTCGTCGTCCTCGGTGAGGCGGGCGGCCGGGTGCTCGGGGCGGAAGGCGAGGTAGATGGTGGTGACGGCGGTGAGCAGACCGAGGGCGCCGAGGGAGTACGCCACGGTCCAGGAGGTGTCGCCGGCGTACTCGACGGGCCCCTCGAAGCCGAGCATTCCGTACAGCACGTGCTGGAGCCGGTCGGCGATGCTGGGGCTCCCGACCACCCGGCCGGGGTGCGCGCTGACGACGACGAGCCCGAGGGCCAGCGAACCCGCGCCGAGGAGCACGAAGTTGGCCAGCGCCCGCCAGCGGCTCCGGGGGTCGGGGAGTGCGGCGAACTCGCCGCGGTTGCGGACCAGCAGCAGGCAGAGCACCAGCGAGACGAGCGTGCCGATGACCGAGTGCCGGTAGACGAACTGCGCCAGCGCACCGGCCGGCAGCAGGACGACAGCGGCCCGCCAGGCCCGCCGCTTGCGCCGCTTGAGGCCGTGGGCGAGCAGCAGCAGGAGGACGCCCGCGCTCAGCGAGAGCGCGGCGGCGAACGGTCCGAGGGCGCCGGGCAGTACCTCGGCGAGGGTGTGCATCCGGCTGTGCCGGAAGCGTGGGAAGACGCCCGCGGCGACATCGATCAGGCCGACGACGGTGCAGGCGGTACCGACCAGCGTCGGTACGGATTCGGGGCGCGGGCCGCGTACGAACTTGCGTACGGTGCTCGGGCCGCCCAGGAACTTGGCTACGGGGCTCGGACCGCGCGCGAACTTGCGTACAGGGCCCGGAACCGATCCCGAATTATCCCCATCTACCGTGACAGACATCGCTTCCCGTGGTTCCGCGAGAGATTCTTGAGTCCTTCGGCCGTGGTCCTCCGGACGATGTGCGACCTGTAGGACGAGGCTTCCGGGTCCGGGGTTCACCCGAGAACCGGAAATTTCCAGACAAGAAAGCTCACCCCCATGGGCCTTACCGGCAATGTGTTCCTGGGCCTGGTCATCGGGCTGGCCGTGGTGTCCTTCGCCGCCACGATCTGGCTCTGGCCCCGGCTGGCCCGCCGCAGCGTGCGCGCGGTGCTGGGCAGGGTCGGCCTGCTGCTGGCGACCCAGGTGATGGTCTTCTCCTCGGTCGGCCTGCTGGCCAACAACTCCTTCCTCTTCTACGGGTCGTGGGCCGACCTGCTCGGCCAGAAGCAGGATCTGGGTGTCGTCACGGACCACGCGGCCGGGACGCTGGCGGCCAAGAACATCGTCCGGGTCGGGATGCAGCTGCCGGACGTGCCGGGCGCCTCGCGGCCGGTGAAGAGCGGGCGGATCGACAAGGTCGTGATCTCGGGCCGGCGATCGGGGATCGAGAGCTCGGCGTACGTGTACCTCCCGCCCGAGTACTTCCAGCCGGCGTTCGCGCACCGGAAGTTTCCCGCCGTGGTGGTCCTCACCGGCTACCCGGGCATCCCGGAGAACCTCCTGAAGGGCCTCGACTATCCGCGGACCGCGCACGACCGGGTGAAGGCGGGCAGGGCGCAACCGATGATCCTGGTGATGCTGCGGCCGACGCTGGCGCCGCCGCGGGACACCGAGTGCGTGGACATCAAGGGCGGGCCGCAGACCGAGACGTTCCTCGCGGAGGATCTGCCCAACGTGGTCTCGGAGGTGTACCGGGTCGGCAGACTGGCCCACAACTGGGGCATCATGGGCAATTCGA
Coding sequences within it:
- a CDS encoding phosphatidylglycerol lysyltransferase domain-containing protein, with amino-acid sequence MSVTVDGDNSGSVPGPVRKFARGPSPVAKFLGGPSTVRKFVRGPRPESVPTLVGTACTVVGLIDVAAGVFPRFRHSRMHTLAEVLPGALGPFAAALSLSAGVLLLLLAHGLKRRKRRAWRAAVVLLPAGALAQFVYRHSVIGTLVSLVLCLLLVRNRGEFAALPDPRSRWRALANFVLLGAGSLALGLVVVSAHPGRVVGSPSIADRLQHVLYGMLGFEGPVEYAGDTSWTVAYSLGALGLLTAVTTIYLAFRPEHPAARLTEDDEVRLRALLEKHGGRDSLGHFALRRDKGVVFSPSGKAAVCYRVVSGVMLASGDPIGDVEAWPGAIERFMDEARAHSWTPAVMGCSETGGEVWTRETGLDALELGDEAVVDVADFSLAGRAMRNVRQMVKRIERLGYETRVRRVSEIGDAELARIRRAADDWRGTDNERGFSMALGRIGDPADGDCVIATAHKADEHADDSPYGDLKAVLHFVPWGHDGMSLDLMRRDRSADPGMNELLIVAALQAAPQLSVERVSLNFAMFRSALARGEKLGAGPVLRTWRGLLIFLSRWFQIESLYKFNAKFRPRWEPRFVVYRTARDLPRISLAAMQAEGFVSLALPRPFARRFPAPRPRPCAHTTAPGREQHARAA
- a CDS encoding alpha/beta hydrolase, with amino-acid sequence MGLTGNVFLGLVIGLAVVSFAATIWLWPRLARRSVRAVLGRVGLLLATQVMVFSSVGLLANNSFLFYGSWADLLGQKQDLGVVTDHAAGTLAAKNIVRVGMQLPDVPGASRPVKSGRIDKVVISGRRSGIESSAYVYLPPEYFQPAFAHRKFPAVVVLTGYPGIPENLLKGLDYPRTAHDRVKAGRAQPMILVMLRPTLAPPRDTECVDIKGGPQTETFLAEDLPNVVSEVYRVGRLAHNWGIMGNSTGGYCALKIGLHHPDRFTASVGLSAYYKAAEDPTTGDLFQGDQRARDRADLMWTLDHLPKQPDASFLVTTSRHGEGNYHSTQRFISKVKSPAQVSSIVLDSGGHNFNTWRREIPSALDWMSSRLSEN
- the folP gene encoding dihydropteroate synthase, translated to MSTLRGRGTVQGLPEWDRCAVMGVVNVTPDSFSDGGRWFDTTAAVKHGLDLVARGADLIDVGGESTRPGASRVDASEELRRVVPVVRGLASEGVTVSVDTMRARVAEEAVAAGAVLVNDVSGGLADPDMVRVVAAAGAPFVVMHWRGFSESMNSRAVYGDVVAEVVAELRERMDAVVAGGIAPERIVIDPGLGFAKDAAHDLALVAHLDELRALGRPLLVAASRKRFLGHVLAGDGAAPPPARERDAATAAISALSAHAGAWAVRVHEVRATADAVRVARAVEGAS